A single Vigna radiata var. radiata cultivar VC1973A chromosome 8, Vradiata_ver6, whole genome shotgun sequence DNA region contains:
- the LOC106771231 gene encoding universal stress protein A-like protein produces MAQEQRRILVAVDEGEESLHALSWCLKNLVLQNSKDTLILLYVKPPRVVYSTFDGTGYLFSSDVTAAMERYGQEVADVVLEKAMKLCNNIEKVETRVENGDPRDVICEMVQKLGADVLVMGSHGYGLIKRAFLGSVSNHCAQNAKCPVLIVKKPKPAIGNQ; encoded by the exons ATGGCACAAGAACAACGGCGGATCCTGGTGGCCGTGGATGAAGGCGAGGAGAGCTTGCACGCCCTCTCATGGTGCCTCAAAAACCTTGTTTTACAAAATTCCAAGGACACCCTTATTCTTCTGTACGTGAAACCCCCTCGCGTCGTTTATTCTACCTTTGATGGGACag GATATCTGTTTTCCTCCGACGTAACGGCAGCCATGGAGAGGTACGGGCAGGAGGTGGCGGATGTGGTGTTGGAAAAAGCGATGAAACTGTGTAACAATATTGAAAAA GTGGAGACGAGAGTAGAGAATGGCGATCCGAGGGACGTGATTTGTGAAATGGTTCAAAAGTTGGGTGCTGATGTGTTGGTGATGGGAAGCCATGGCTATGGTCTGATCAAGAG GGCTTTCCTTGGAAGTGTTAGTAATCACTGTGCACAGAACGCCAAGTGCCCAGTTTTGATTGTCAAAAAGCCAAAACCAGCTATCGGAAaccaataa
- the LOC106770520 gene encoding uncharacterized protein LOC106770520 has protein sequence MALALNPKQNFIILFILVISMFYLSSEAAEGELQGQSVLKALSCFNNKHIYVGCDEAFRLNPSGNINVPLEATDFFCSGPCLTEAQLVLNCIDDILSNFLFYNKATVQQMRYALNAGCSFSRQRGNFNLAEYIDGETSNAPKSTILSKFYVFILAAAIAGAVYLI, from the exons ATGGCACTTGCACTCaacccaaaacaaaatttcatcatCCTTTTCATTCTTGTAATTTCAATGTTTTACTTATCCTCAG AGGCTGCCGAGGGTGAGCTGCAAGGACAAAGCGTGCTAAAGGCCTTGTCTTGCTTCAACAATAAACAT ATATATGTTGGGTGTGATGAAGCATTCAGATTAAACCCATCTGGGAATATTAATGTACCACTTGAGGCCACTGATTTTTTCTGCAGTGGACCATGCCTAACAGAAGCACAGCTAGTGCTTAATTGCATAGATGATATACTGTCTAATTTCTTATTCTACAACAAAGCCACTGTACAACAAATGAGATATGCACTGAATGCTGGCTGCAGCTTCTCAAGACAAAGAG GTAACTTCAATTTGGCAGAGTACATAGATGGAGAGACAAGTAATGCTCCTAAATCAACAATCCTGAGTAAATTCTATGTTTTCATTCTAGCAGCAGCTATAGCAGGAgcagtttatttaatttga
- the LOC106771199 gene encoding pentatricopeptide repeat-containing protein At1g09190: protein MSRSREIERKILRLLHGAKNPTQLTQIHAHFLRHGLHQSNQILAHFVTLCGAPYATRIFAHTPNPNILLFNAIIKAHSLQPPFHPSFSFFSLMKLRAISPDHHTFAPLIKSASNLRHYALGQSLHAHILRLGFTHHASVCVATVDLYTTCGRMDDASKVFDEMRDPDVVVWNLMIRGFCKTGDLETGLKLFTQMKERTVVSWNLMMSCLAQGNKDREVLELFNWMLDQGFEPDDASLVTVLPVCARLGDVDVGEWIHSYANSKGFLRDAVNVGNSLVDFYCKCGNLQASWGIFNEMANKNVVSWNAMISGLAYNGEGEVGVGLFEEMVRGGVEPNDSTFVGVLTCCAHAGLVDRGREIFASMSVNFGVPPKLEHYGCVVDLLGRCGHVREALDLITSMPLKPTAALWGALLSACRTHGDREIAEIAAKELVGLEPWNSGNYVLLSNVYAEEGRWDEVEKVRLLMRGGGVNKVPGQSATG, encoded by the coding sequence ATGAGCAGAAGCAGAGAGATTGAGCGCAAGATTCTACGTCTCCTTCACGGTGCCAAAAACCCCACACAACTCACCCAAATCCACGCTCACTTCCTACGCCATGGTCTTCACCAATCAAACCAAATACTCGCTCATTTCGTCACCCTCTGCGGAGCCCCTTATGCCACCCGCATCTTCGCCCACACCCCCAACCCCAACATTCTCCTCTTCAATGCCATCATCAAAGCCCATTCCTTACAACCTCCCTTCCACCCTTCATTCTCCTTTTTCTCCCTCATGAAATTACGCGCCATCTCCCCCGACCACCACACATTCGCACCCCTCATCAAGTCCGCCTCCAACCTCCGCCACTACGCCCTTGGCCAGTCCCTCCATGCCCACATCCTCCGCCTCGGCTTCACGCACCATGCCTCCGTCTGCGTCGCCACTGTCGACCTCTACACCACTTGCGGGAGAATGGACGATGCAAGCAAGGTGTTCGACGAAATGCGTGACCCAGACGTCGTCGTTTGGAACTTGATGATTCGCGGCTTTTGCAAAACGGGGGATTTAGAAACGGGGCTGAAGCTTTTTACACAAATGAAAGAACGGACCGTGGTTTCGTGGAACCTCATGATGTCCTGTTTAGCGCAAGGAAACAAGGATAGGGAGGTTCTTGAGCTTTTCAATTGGATGTTGGACCAAGGTTTTGAACCCGACGATGCTTCCTTGGTTACGGTGCTACCTGTGTGTGCTCGTTTGGGGGATGTGGATGTTGGTGAATGGATCCATTCTTATGCGAATTCCAAAGGGTTCCTCCGAGACGCTGTTAACGTGGGGAATTCTCTCGTTGATTTCTATTGTAAATGTGGGAACTTGCAAGCCTCGTGGGGCATTTTCAATGAGATGGCTAATAAAAACGTTGTTTCTTGGAACGCGATGATATCGGGTTTGGCGTATAACGGGGAAGGTGAAGTTGGGGTTGGCTTGTTTGAGGAGATGGTGCGTGGAGGCGTAGAACCTAATGATTCCACTTTTGTGGGGGTTTTGACGTGTTGTGCTCATGCAGGTTTGGTTGATAGAGGGCGTGAGATATTTGCTTCTATGAGTGTGAACTTTGGGGTTCCACCTAAACTGGAGCATTATGGCTGCGTTGTCGACTTGCTTGGTCGTTGTGGGCACGTGAGGGAGGCTCTTGACTTGATTACAAGCATGCCATTGAAGCCAACTGCTGCTTTGTGGGGTGCATTGCTCAGTGCTTGTCGTACTCATGGTGACAGGGAAATTGCAGAAATTGCTGCTAAAGAGCTGGTTGGTCTTGAACCATGGAACTCGGGAAATTATGTGCTATTGTCCAATGTTTATGCAGAAGAAGGGAGATGGGATGAAGTTGAGAAAGTCAGGCTGTTGATGCGAGGAGGCGGTGTCAATAAAGTTCCGGGGCAGAGTGCAACTGGATAG